Proteins from one Nakamurella multipartita DSM 44233 genomic window:
- the gcvH gene encoding glycine cleavage system protein GcvH codes for MIPEDLRYSSEHEWVRAQDGGEATDGVTVARVGITDYAQNSLGDIVFVQMPEPGTTVEPGDSIGEVESTKSVSEIFAPLAGTVVARNDVLDATPELVNSDPYGDGWMIEIELTDPAQLDELLDAGGYAAVIGEE; via the coding sequence GTGATCCCTGAGGACCTGCGGTACAGCTCCGAGCACGAATGGGTGCGCGCCCAGGACGGGGGCGAGGCGACCGACGGGGTGACCGTCGCCCGGGTCGGCATCACCGACTACGCCCAGAACTCGCTGGGCGACATCGTCTTCGTGCAGATGCCCGAGCCGGGTACCACCGTCGAGCCCGGCGATTCGATCGGCGAGGTGGAGTCGACCAAGTCGGTCTCGGAGATCTTCGCGCCCCTGGCCGGCACCGTGGTCGCCCGCAACGACGTACTGGACGCGACCCCGGAGCTGGTCAACTCCGACCCGTACGGGGACGGCTGGATGATCGAGATCGAGCTGACCGACCCGGCCCAGCTCGACGAGCTGCTGGACGCCGGCGGCTACGCGGCGGTCATCGGCGAGGAATGA
- a CDS encoding small basic family protein, with amino-acid sequence MYAVIALIVGVVAGLLVHPTVPEWLAPYLPIAVIAALDAVFGGLRAKLDNIFDAKVFVVSFVANVLVAAFIVFLGDQLGVGAQLSTAVVVVLGIRIFGNAAAIRRHIFKA; translated from the coding sequence ATGTACGCGGTCATAGCCCTGATCGTCGGTGTGGTGGCCGGTCTGCTGGTCCATCCGACGGTGCCCGAGTGGCTCGCGCCCTACCTGCCGATCGCCGTGATCGCCGCGTTGGACGCCGTCTTCGGCGGGTTGCGGGCCAAGCTGGACAACATCTTCGACGCCAAGGTGTTCGTGGTCTCGTTCGTGGCCAACGTGCTGGTGGCGGCATTCATCGTGTTCCTGGGCGACCAGCTGGGGGTGGGCGCCCAGCTGTCCACGGCGGTGGTGGTCGTGCTCGGCATCCGCATCTTCGGCAATGCCGCGGCCATCCGCCGGCACATCTTCAAGGCATGA
- a CDS encoding DUF881 domain-containing protein, producing the protein MSEPQAPPPASPEPEPGPGPGVPPTRTPGRWSGAGAHLLIAALCALLGFAVVLQVQRTASGDALATARPDDLVQILDELQRREDDLNTEIAGLQDSLARLQRSGQSSEEALAEAQRQAQALGILTGTVPATGPGVSISITDPDRRVTPEVLLDAIQELRNAGAEAFQVGTVRIGVDSAFTGSGGSVSLDGTGLTAPYTITAIGDPPTLAAALAIPGGVLDTVRRAGGTMEVTQADSVVVDALRQAREPLYARPAP; encoded by the coding sequence ATGAGCGAGCCACAGGCGCCGCCGCCGGCGAGCCCCGAACCGGAACCGGGCCCCGGTCCCGGCGTCCCGCCGACGCGCACCCCCGGGCGGTGGAGCGGGGCCGGCGCGCACCTGCTGATCGCCGCGCTGTGCGCGCTGCTGGGCTTCGCGGTCGTGCTGCAGGTGCAGCGCACCGCCTCCGGCGACGCCCTGGCCACGGCCCGCCCGGACGACCTGGTGCAGATCCTGGACGAGCTGCAGCGTCGCGAGGACGACCTGAACACCGAGATCGCCGGGCTGCAGGACAGCCTGGCCCGGCTGCAGCGCAGCGGGCAGTCCAGCGAGGAGGCCCTGGCCGAGGCGCAGCGCCAGGCCCAGGCGCTGGGCATCCTGACCGGCACCGTCCCGGCCACCGGGCCCGGGGTGAGCATCTCCATCACCGACCCCGACCGCCGGGTGACCCCGGAGGTGCTGCTGGACGCCATCCAGGAGCTGCGCAACGCCGGCGCCGAGGCGTTCCAGGTCGGTACCGTGCGGATCGGCGTCGATTCGGCGTTCACCGGCTCCGGCGGGTCCGTCAGCCTGGACGGCACCGGGCTGACCGCCCCGTACACGATCACCGCGATCGGCGATCCGCCCACGCTGGCCGCGGCGCTGGCGATTCCGGGCGGGGTGCTGGACACGGTCCGCCGGGCGGGCGGCACGATGGAGGTCACGCAGGCCGACAGCGTCGTCGTCGACGCCTTGCGACAGGCCCGCGAACCGCTTTACGCTCGCCCCGCTCCATGA
- a CDS encoding FHA domain-containing protein produces the protein MTESDRGPGYSPASSSSAASDSTSIFAGGLFGAAEVESGDEVIGGVDGLSSGTALLVVKRGPNAGSRFLLDRDKITAGRHPESDIFLDDVTVSRRHAEFRRTAEGYEVADIGSLNGTYVNREPIEVSPLTNGDEVQIGKFRLVFLAGDQAQGDTRS, from the coding sequence GTGACTGAGAGTGACCGCGGGCCTGGATATTCGCCCGCGTCGTCGTCATCCGCGGCGTCGGACTCCACGTCGATCTTCGCCGGCGGGTTGTTCGGCGCGGCCGAGGTCGAGTCGGGCGATGAGGTCATCGGTGGGGTCGACGGGCTCTCCTCGGGCACCGCGCTGCTCGTCGTCAAGCGCGGACCCAACGCGGGGTCCCGGTTCCTGCTGGATCGCGACAAGATCACGGCCGGCCGGCACCCGGAGAGCGACATCTTCCTGGACGACGTGACCGTCTCCCGCCGACACGCCGAGTTCCGGCGGACGGCCGAGGGATACGAGGTCGCCGATATAGGTTCGTTGAACGGCACCTATGTCAACCGCGAACCCATCGAGGTCTCCCCGCTGACCAACGGCGACGAAGTGCAGATCGGCAAGTTCCGGCTGGTGTTCCTGGCGGGCGATCAGGCCCAGGGCGACACCAGGTCATGA